The Drosophila mauritiana strain mau12 chromosome 2R, ASM438214v1, whole genome shotgun sequence genome has a segment encoding these proteins:
- the LOC117135877 gene encoding polycomb group protein Psc, whose amino-acid sequence MMTPESKAIQPAAATTKQTAEATPEATATTTMAHTQQKSQLSTLAKTTTTTATSKAAKSVVSNANSSGNNSSKKLALSQSQKTTTTTPTPTTTTTTTAAAAEATTNADKMQKQQQLKQQLFAACSIKVKSENTLATTANAALAAATTTTTATLATGKAAKTILENGIKKESTPPAVESVEASSSSSSSSSSSSSSSLSSWSTTRRATSEDASSNGGASADEEKSEEDPTGAVAAAASAAASSTATTTSDLATTSRPRPVLLTAVNPHIICHLCQGYLINATTIVECLHSFCHSCLINHLRKERFCPRCEMVINNAKPNIKSDTTLQAIVYKLVPGLYERELMRKRAFYKDRPEEAALATPEQRGDDTEHLIFSPSDDMSLSLEYAELGELKNDSESELVDTLRPRYLQCPAMCRVSHLKKFVYDKFEIDAQRFSIDIMYKVKTIVLLDYYTLMDIAYIYTWKRDAPMRFYYRVYESPQPLVKPAPRRVLPLTLEKQERENQEQQQAVEAASSKVEPMSLPEDQKAEASIKVEEQESTREIVKDVIKDVATTSPTETLKLVINRNMLDKREKSHSPQLSSKSKSSPSTPVSSPSEPNIKLKIDLSKQNSVTIIDMSDPERREIVKPLKPEKESRSKKKDKDGSPKSSSSSSSSSSGERKRKSPSPLTVPPLTIRTERIMSPSGVSTLSPRVTSGAFSEDPKSEFLKSFALKPIKVKVESPERTLNNRAITPPSPSVQQSASPKSKGNNLDDSILMKPPSCMPPKSIASSKRKSKEPVKAVSKKQKLSPPLPTVDFKIRLPATNGNSQGTASPKIEKPLMPPPAKPPMLAPRKLQPSAQFAPPPSPIHHHAGVQMSAPGNRTPIAKRYQPILPKASRPNPFANIPNDVNRLLKDAGTEIKSIGGGSVENNSNSAQKPHLYGPKGETKMGPPALPATTPSSQGNKNVGKQAGNLPMSAPPNKGNSSNNYLNLALFNSSKCKGKEAPPGCRTPMYTPNSPIYSPSSPQYVPSYNIPTMPTYKYTPKPTPNSGSGNGGSGSYLQNMLGGGNGGSLGGLFPSPPTKSDQNTNPAQGGGSSSASQSGGNGMVNNNIYMPNEDAPEKQQVKVKSLLNSCNINIPSSLSITISRDNGDSSSPNNGQHPKHKSPVNNYIEIVKLPDQPQDQLQAAKEAQKRQSPPATVPGHLAAKLPPPPPSKAIPSPQHLVSRMTPPQLPKVATPPPPSAPRVITPPKTSPPANAAKVTPLKPVLTPTQADKKTPSPEKRTAAQMGSHSPTASENKSPKGGAAGVANSAGGAQNGDPAAKKFRPILPRQNGMPELAPKLPTLAPFVGFNPLQNPAAGKKVPPSKKSPNAGATAHQTGQQKLVNGGQPAQQKTSPPQKNQQQVKKVSKNPTPPPPSLPAVGKMMPHPVMHSQNAPLSIASSASAAAVASGQLDLSNFLKENLRRVHAAQAAQAAQAAAANQSNMMYNLAQMGHMTPAMYNYQQAYFMEQLSRMQRAGNEVFNDYLQKLKTAAVAGGGGPAEGEHKPMLPTVTLPSPGATPPAASPKTSPLPAGKLTAAATAPQTKGNSSSGANARQQTAATGNNGATVSAASLPPATKSK is encoded by the exons ATGATGACGCCAGAATCGAAAGCAATACagccggcagcagcaacaacaaagcaaaCAGCAGAAGCAACaccagaagcaacagcaacaacaacaatggctcACACACAACAAAAGTCGCAGTTGTCAACGTTGGcgaaaacaacaacgacaacggcAACGAGTAAGGCGGCTAAAAGCGTTGTCAGCAATGCAAATAGCAGTGGCAACAATTCGAGCAAAAAGCTGGCTTTGTCTCAGTCtcagaaaacaacaacaacaacaccaacaccaacgacgacgacaacaacaacagcagcagcagcagaggcaACAACTAATGCTGATAAAatgcaaaagcaacagcaactgaagcagcaactttttgctgcctgcagCATTAAAGTAAAAAGTGAAAACACATTAGCAACTACGGCGAATGCAGCgttagcagcagcaacaacaacaacaacagcaacacttGCCACCGGcaaagcagcaaaaacaataTTAGAAAACGGCATCAAGAAGGAATCCACGCCTCCGGCTGTCGAATCCGTTGAGGCCTCCTCCTCATCgtcatcctcctcctcgtcatcctcctcctcatcaTTGTCCTCGTGGTCGACGACAAGGAGAGCCACTTCAGAGGACGCCAGCAGCAATGGTGGCGCCTCCGCCGACGAGGAGAAGTCGGAGGAGGACCCAACGGGagcggtggcggcggcggcatcgGCAGCTGCGTCTTCAACGGCGACAACGACTTCCGATTTGGCCACAACTTCAAGGCCACGCCCCGTCCTTCTAACGGCCGTCAATCCGCACATCATCTGTCACCTGTGCCAGGGATATCTGATCAATGCCACCACCATCGTCGAGTGTCTGCACTCCT TCTGCCACAGTTGCCTCATTAATCACCTGCGAAAGGAGCGATTCTGCCCGCGCTGCGAGATGGTCATCAACAACGCCAAGCCGAACATCAA ATCGGACACCACGCTCCAGGCGATAGTGTACAAGCTCGTGCCGGGCCTTTACGAGCGGGAACTGATGCGCAAAAGGGCCTTCTACAAGGATCGTCCCGAGGAGGCAGCTTTGGCCACGCCCGAGCAGCGAGGCGATGATACGGAGCATCTGATCTTCAGTCCCTCGGATGATATGTCGCTGTCGCTAGAGTACGCCGAATTGGG GGAACTGAAAAACGATTCCGAGTCTGAGTTGGTGGACACACTGCGTCCGCGGTACCTTCAATGCCCGGCCATGTGCCGTGTGAGTCACTTGAAGAAGTTCGTCTACGACAAATTTGAGATTGATGCCCAGCGTTTTAGTATCGACATTATGTACAAGGTCAAGACAATCGTTCTGCTCGACTACTACACGCTAATGGACATCGCCTACATCTACACGTGGAAACGGGATGCACCCATGCGGTTTTACTACCGTGTTTATGAGTCGCCCCAGCCGCTGGTGAAGCCGGCTCCTCGTCGAGTGCTGCCACTGACACTGGAGAAGCAGGAGAGGGAGAATCAAGAGCAACAGCAGGCAGTTGAAGCCGCGTCTTCGAAGGTGGAACCTATGTCCCTGCCCGAGGACCAAAAAGCCGAAGCTTCCATTAAAGTGGAGGAGCAGGAGAGCACTAGGGAAATCGTGAAAGATGTGATCAAAGATGTGGCAACCACATCCCCGACAGAGACACTGAAGCTGGTGATCAACCGAAATATGCTGGATAAGCGTGAAAAGAGTCACTCTCCACAGCTGAGCTCCAAATCGAAGAGTTCGCCCTCCACTCCCGTTTCGTCACCCTCGGAGCCCAATATCAAGCTGAAGATCGATCTGTCCAAGCAGAACAGTGTCACCATTATCGATATGTCCGATCCCGAGCGCAGAGAGATTGTTAAACCCCTTAAGCCCGAGAAGGAGTCACGGTCGAAGAAGAAGGACAAAGACGGAAGTCCCAAATCGTCGAGCAGCTCCAGTTCCTCTTCAAGTGGAGAGCGCAAGCGTAAGAGTCCCAGCCCGCTGACGGTTCCTCCTTTGACCATTCGCACGGAGCGCATCATGAGTCCAAGCGGCGTGAGCACCCTGAGTCCAAGAGTAACCAGCGGAGCTTTCTCAGAGGATCCCAAGTCGGAGTTCCTCAAGTCGTTTGCTCTGAAACCCATCAAGGTGAAAGTTGAATCACCGGAAAGGACGTTAAACAACAGAGCCATCACCCCGCCTTCGCCTTCAGTGCAACAGTCCGCTTCACCTAAATCAAAGGGTAACAACCTGGACGACAGTATACTTATGAAGCCGCCCAGCTGTATGCCTCCCAAATCCATTGCATCTTCGAAGAGAAAGAGCAAGGAACCAGTTAAGGCGGTGTCCAAGAAGCAAAAACTATCGCCGCCCCTTCCAACGGTGGACTTTAAGATACGCCTGCCCGCCACCAATGGCAATTCTCAAGGCACAGCATCTCCAAAGATAGAAAAACCGCTGATGCCACCGCCGGCAAAGCCGCCAATGTTGGCTCCCCGGAAACTCCAGCCCTCCGCCCAGTTTGCGCCGCCTCCATCGCCGATACATCATCATGCCGGTGTGCAGATGTCAGCTCCTGGTAATCGAACACCCATCGCCAAACGCTATCAGCCCATTTTACCCAAAGCTTCGCGCCCAAATCCCTTTGCCAATATTCCAAACGATGTCAATCGATTGCTCAAAGATGCTGGTACCGAAATCAAGTCGATTGGTGGAGGATCAGTGGAGAACAACAGTAACTCTGCCCAAAAGCCACATCTGTACGGACCCAAGGGAGAAACTAAGATGGGACCCCCGGCCTTACCTGCAACCACCCCATCATCTCAGGGTAACAAAAACGTTGGAAAGCAGGCGGGCAATTTGCCGATGTCAGCGCCGCCCAATAAGGGTAACAGTTCGAACAATTATCTGAATCTGGCGCTGTTCAATTCCAGTAAGTGCAAGGGCAAGGAGGCGCCTCCTGGCTGCCGCACTCCCATGTACACGCCAAACTCGCCGATATACTCGCCCAGTTCGCCGCAGTATGTGCCCAGCTACAATATTCCAACAATGCCCACCTATAAGTATACACCGAAACCAACTCCAAATTCTGGAAGTGGTAACGGAGGCTCTGGGAGCTATCTGCAGAATATGTTGGGAGGCGGAAATGGTGGATCTCTTGGTGGATTGTTCCCCTCACCGCCCACCAAGTCGGATCAAAATACCAATCCAGCTCAAGGAGGAGGTTCATCTTCAGCTTCTCAAAGTGGAGGCAATGGCATGGTGAATAACAATATCTATATGCCCAATGAAGATGCGCCCGAAAAGCAGCAGGTGAAGGTCAAGTCTCTGCTCAACTCGTGCAACATCAATATTCCCTCCTCGCTATCGATCACCATCTCTCGGGATAATGGAGATTCATCTTCACCCAATAACGGCCAGCATCCTAAACACAAAAGTCCGGTCAACAATTACATTGAGATTGTTAAGCTGCCCGATCAGCCGCAGGATCAGCTGCAGGCTGCCAAGGAGGCTCAGAAACGACAGTCACCACCTGCTACCGTTCCAGGACATCTAGCCGCAAAGTTGCCCCCGCCGCCACCATCCAAAGCAATTCCTTCGCCGCAGCATTTGGTGTCGCGTATGACGCCGCCACAGTTACCCAAAGTGGCCACACCTCCGCCTCCAAGTGCTCCGCGTGTGATCACGCCACCAAAAACATCACCACCTGCCAATGCCGCAAAGGTAACGCCTTTGAAGCCAGTGCTCACACCAACGCAGGCGGATAAGAAGACACCCAGCCCGGAGAAGCGAACCGCCGCCCAGATGGGCAGTCATTCGCCAACTGCCAGTGAAAACAAATCGCCCAAGGGAGGAGCTGCAGGAGTGGCAAATTCGGCTGGGGGCGCTCAGAATGGCGATCCAGCGGCCAAGAAGTTCCGACCCATTCTGCCCCGCCAGAATGGCATGCCTGAGTTGGCACCCAAGCTGCCTACACTGGCGCCCTTCGTTGGTTTCAACCCACTCCAAAATCCAGCCGCTGGCAAGAAGGTGCCGCCCAGCAAGAAGTCACCCAATGCCGGAGCCACTGCCCATCAGACCGGACAACAAAAGTTGGTCAATGGTGGACAGCCGGCTCAACAGAAAACCAGTCCACCCCAGAAGAATCAACAGCAGGTCAAGAAGGTGTCCAAGAATCCGACGCCACCGCCACCATCCTTGCCGGCAGTCGGCAAGATGATGCCCCATCCCGTCATGCACAGCCAGAATGCTCCACTAAGCATCGCGTCCAGCGCCAGTGCTGCGGCAGTCGCCTCGGGGCAATTGGACCTGAGCAACTTCCTCAAGGAGAACCTGAGACGGGTGCATGCCGCGCAAGCGGCGCAGGCTGCCCAGGCGGCCGCTGCCAACCAGTCGAATATGATGTACAACCTGGCCCAAATGGGTCACATGACGCCAGCGATGTACAACTACCAGCAGGCATATTTCATGGAGCAGTTGTCGCGAATGCAGCGCGCCGGAAACGAGGTTTTCAACGATTACCTGCAAAAGCTGAAGACTGCAGCAGTGGCCGGAGGAGGTGGTCCGGCGGAAGGAGAACATAAGCCCATGCTGCCCACGGTCACGTTGCCCAGTCCAGGAGCCACTCCGCCGGCAGCCAGCCCGAAAACATCACCCCTGCCAGCTGGAAAACTCACGGCAGCGGCCACGGCACCCCAGACCAAGGGAAACAGCAGCAGTGGAGCGAATGCACGCCAGCAGACGGCGGCCACCGGCAATAATGGAGCAACAGTATCCGCCGCCTCCTTGCCACCGGCCACCAAAAGCAAGTGA